In one window of Primulina tabacum isolate GXHZ01 chromosome 8, ASM2559414v2, whole genome shotgun sequence DNA:
- the LOC142552921 gene encoding putative L-ascorbate peroxidase 6, chloroplastic/mitochondrial isoform X2 translates to MTSLSAATAAAAATRLLPSVAAATKLAYSSSLCLKSLGSSPQLSYQFLPQRASRRFSNGRIGYSTVASPKCFASDPEQLKSAREDIKELLKTKFCHPILVRLAWHDSGTYNKNIEEWPKRGGANGSLRFDIELKHGANAGLVNALKLLQPIKEKYSGVTYADLFQLASATAIEDAGGPKIPMKYGRVDVTEPEQCPEEGRLPDAGPPSPATHLRDVFKRMGLSDKEIVALSGAHTLGRSRPERSGWGKPETKYTKDGPGAPGGQSWTAQWLKFDNSYFKDIKEKKDEDLLVLPTDAVLFEDPSFKEYAEKYAENQDAFFKDYAEAHAKLSSLGSKFEPPEGFPLDDGPPQGQPEKFVAAKYSTGKRELSETMKQKIRAEYETIGGSPDKPLQSNYFLNIMIVVAVLALVTSLVMN, encoded by the exons ATGACTTCTCTCTCTGCTGCCACCGCCGCCGCAGCCGCCACGCGCCTCCTTCCTTCCGTCGCAGCCGCAACCAAACTCGCCTACTCCTCTTCTCTGTGCCTCAAGTCACTCGGATCCTCGCCACAGCTCTCCTACCAATTCCTTCCCCAG AGAGCTTCGCGGCGATTTTCGAATGGGAGGATTGGGTATTCGACCGTTGCTTCGCCGAAATGCTTTGCGTCGGACCCTGAGCAATTGAAAAGTGCGCGGGAGGATATTAAGGAGCTCCTGAAGACTAAGTTCTGTCATCCTATTCTG GTTCGACTGGCTTGGCATGATTCTGGTACGTATAACAAGAATATTGAAGAGTGGCCAAAAAGAGGTGGTGCCAATGGAAGTTTAAGGTTTGATATTGAACTGAAACATGGTGCAAATGCTG GGCTTGTAAATGCTCTTAAACTTCTTCAGCCCATCAAGGAAAAGTATTCTGGCGTGACATACGCGGACTTATTTCAGTTAGCCAGTGCTACGGCTATTGAG GATGCTGGAGGCCCCAAAATTCCTATGAAGTATGGAAGGGTAGATGTGACGGAACCTGAACAATGCCCAGAAGAAGGGAGGCTCCCTG ATGCTGGTCCCCCTTCTCCTGCCACTCATTTACGTGATGTTTTTAAGCGCATGGGATTAAGTGATAAG GAAATAGTTGCACTCTCTGGTGCCCACACTCTTGGAAGGTCGAGACCTGAGCGTAGTGGATGGGGAAAACCTGAGACAAAATACACG AAAGATGGACCTGGGGCTCCTGGAGGACAGTCATGGACGGCGCAATGGctgaaatttgataattcaTACTTCAAG GATATCAAAGAAAAGAAAGATGAAGACCTGTTGGTTTTACCTACAGATGCTGTTCTTTTTGAAGATCCTTCATTCAAG GAATATGCCGAGAAATATGCTGAAAATCAAGATGCCTTTTTCAAGGACTACGCTGAAGCCCATGCTAAGCTCAGCAGTCTTGGATCCAAATTTGAGCCACCTGAG GGCTTTCCGTTGGATGACGGTCCTCCTCAAGGTCAACCAGAAAAATTTGTTGCAGCCAAGTACTCGACGGGAAAG AGAGAGTTATCAGAGACTATGAAACAAAAGATCCGAGCAGAGTACGAAACGATTGGGGGGAGCCCAGATAAGCCTCTCCAGTCGAACTATTTCCTTAATATAATGATTGTTGTTGCTGTTTTGGCATTAGTGACATCTTTGGTTATGAACTGA
- the LOC142552921 gene encoding putative L-ascorbate peroxidase 6, chloroplastic/mitochondrial isoform X1, translated as MTSLSAATAAAAATRLLPSVAAATKLAYSSSLCLKSLGSSPQLSYQFLPQKRASRRFSNGRIGYSTVASPKCFASDPEQLKSAREDIKELLKTKFCHPILVRLAWHDSGTYNKNIEEWPKRGGANGSLRFDIELKHGANAGLVNALKLLQPIKEKYSGVTYADLFQLASATAIEDAGGPKIPMKYGRVDVTEPEQCPEEGRLPDAGPPSPATHLRDVFKRMGLSDKEIVALSGAHTLGRSRPERSGWGKPETKYTKDGPGAPGGQSWTAQWLKFDNSYFKDIKEKKDEDLLVLPTDAVLFEDPSFKEYAEKYAENQDAFFKDYAEAHAKLSSLGSKFEPPEGFPLDDGPPQGQPEKFVAAKYSTGKRELSETMKQKIRAEYETIGGSPDKPLQSNYFLNIMIVVAVLALVTSLVMN; from the exons ATGACTTCTCTCTCTGCTGCCACCGCCGCCGCAGCCGCCACGCGCCTCCTTCCTTCCGTCGCAGCCGCAACCAAACTCGCCTACTCCTCTTCTCTGTGCCTCAAGTCACTCGGATCCTCGCCACAGCTCTCCTACCAATTCCTTCCCCAG AAGAGAGCTTCGCGGCGATTTTCGAATGGGAGGATTGGGTATTCGACCGTTGCTTCGCCGAAATGCTTTGCGTCGGACCCTGAGCAATTGAAAAGTGCGCGGGAGGATATTAAGGAGCTCCTGAAGACTAAGTTCTGTCATCCTATTCTG GTTCGACTGGCTTGGCATGATTCTGGTACGTATAACAAGAATATTGAAGAGTGGCCAAAAAGAGGTGGTGCCAATGGAAGTTTAAGGTTTGATATTGAACTGAAACATGGTGCAAATGCTG GGCTTGTAAATGCTCTTAAACTTCTTCAGCCCATCAAGGAAAAGTATTCTGGCGTGACATACGCGGACTTATTTCAGTTAGCCAGTGCTACGGCTATTGAG GATGCTGGAGGCCCCAAAATTCCTATGAAGTATGGAAGGGTAGATGTGACGGAACCTGAACAATGCCCAGAAGAAGGGAGGCTCCCTG ATGCTGGTCCCCCTTCTCCTGCCACTCATTTACGTGATGTTTTTAAGCGCATGGGATTAAGTGATAAG GAAATAGTTGCACTCTCTGGTGCCCACACTCTTGGAAGGTCGAGACCTGAGCGTAGTGGATGGGGAAAACCTGAGACAAAATACACG AAAGATGGACCTGGGGCTCCTGGAGGACAGTCATGGACGGCGCAATGGctgaaatttgataattcaTACTTCAAG GATATCAAAGAAAAGAAAGATGAAGACCTGTTGGTTTTACCTACAGATGCTGTTCTTTTTGAAGATCCTTCATTCAAG GAATATGCCGAGAAATATGCTGAAAATCAAGATGCCTTTTTCAAGGACTACGCTGAAGCCCATGCTAAGCTCAGCAGTCTTGGATCCAAATTTGAGCCACCTGAG GGCTTTCCGTTGGATGACGGTCCTCCTCAAGGTCAACCAGAAAAATTTGTTGCAGCCAAGTACTCGACGGGAAAG AGAGAGTTATCAGAGACTATGAAACAAAAGATCCGAGCAGAGTACGAAACGATTGGGGGGAGCCCAGATAAGCCTCTCCAGTCGAACTATTTCCTTAATATAATGATTGTTGTTGCTGTTTTGGCATTAGTGACATCTTTGGTTATGAACTGA
- the LOC142552921 gene encoding putative L-ascorbate peroxidase 6, chloroplastic/mitochondrial isoform X3, translated as MTSLSAATAAAAATRLLPSVAAATKLAYSSSLCLKSLGSSPQLSYQFLPQKRASRRFSNGRIGYSTVASPKCFASDPEQLKSAREDIKELLKTKFCHPILVRLAWHDSGTYNKNIEEWPKRGGANGSLRFDIELKHGANAGLVNALKLLQPIKEKYSGVTYADLFQLASATAIEDAGGPKIPMKYGRVDVTEPEQCPEEGRLPDAGPPSPATHLRDVFKRMGLSDKEIVALSGAHTLGRSRPERSGWGKPETKYTKDGPGAPGGQSWTAQWLKFDNSYFKDIKEKKDEDLLVLPTDAVLFEDPSFKEYAEKYAENQDAFFKDYAEAHAKLSSLGSKFEPPEGFPLDDGPPQGQPEKFVAAKYSTGKD; from the exons ATGACTTCTCTCTCTGCTGCCACCGCCGCCGCAGCCGCCACGCGCCTCCTTCCTTCCGTCGCAGCCGCAACCAAACTCGCCTACTCCTCTTCTCTGTGCCTCAAGTCACTCGGATCCTCGCCACAGCTCTCCTACCAATTCCTTCCCCAG AAGAGAGCTTCGCGGCGATTTTCGAATGGGAGGATTGGGTATTCGACCGTTGCTTCGCCGAAATGCTTTGCGTCGGACCCTGAGCAATTGAAAAGTGCGCGGGAGGATATTAAGGAGCTCCTGAAGACTAAGTTCTGTCATCCTATTCTG GTTCGACTGGCTTGGCATGATTCTGGTACGTATAACAAGAATATTGAAGAGTGGCCAAAAAGAGGTGGTGCCAATGGAAGTTTAAGGTTTGATATTGAACTGAAACATGGTGCAAATGCTG GGCTTGTAAATGCTCTTAAACTTCTTCAGCCCATCAAGGAAAAGTATTCTGGCGTGACATACGCGGACTTATTTCAGTTAGCCAGTGCTACGGCTATTGAG GATGCTGGAGGCCCCAAAATTCCTATGAAGTATGGAAGGGTAGATGTGACGGAACCTGAACAATGCCCAGAAGAAGGGAGGCTCCCTG ATGCTGGTCCCCCTTCTCCTGCCACTCATTTACGTGATGTTTTTAAGCGCATGGGATTAAGTGATAAG GAAATAGTTGCACTCTCTGGTGCCCACACTCTTGGAAGGTCGAGACCTGAGCGTAGTGGATGGGGAAAACCTGAGACAAAATACACG AAAGATGGACCTGGGGCTCCTGGAGGACAGTCATGGACGGCGCAATGGctgaaatttgataattcaTACTTCAAG GATATCAAAGAAAAGAAAGATGAAGACCTGTTGGTTTTACCTACAGATGCTGTTCTTTTTGAAGATCCTTCATTCAAG GAATATGCCGAGAAATATGCTGAAAATCAAGATGCCTTTTTCAAGGACTACGCTGAAGCCCATGCTAAGCTCAGCAGTCTTGGATCCAAATTTGAGCCACCTGAG GGCTTTCCGTTGGATGACGGTCCTCCTCAAGGTCAACCAGAAAAATTTGTTGCAGCCAAGTACTCGACGGGAAAG GACTAA